A portion of the Lolium rigidum isolate FL_2022 chromosome 1, APGP_CSIRO_Lrig_0.1, whole genome shotgun sequence genome contains these proteins:
- the LOC124682734 gene encoding ras-related protein RABA1f-like, with protein MAYRADDDYDYLFKVVLIGDSGVGKSNLLTRFTRNEFSLESKSTIGVEFATRSIRVDDKVVKAQIWDTAGQERYRAITSAYYRGAVGALVVYDVTRHVTFENVERWLKELKDHTDANIVIMLVGNKADLRHLRAVSVEDAKAFAESGYTFFMETSALEAMNVEDAFTEVLTQIYRVVSKKALDIGDDPAAPPRGQTINVGSKDDVSAVKKAGCCSS; from the exons ATGGCGTACCGGGCGGACGACGACTACGACTACCTCTTCAAGGTGGTGCTCATCGGCGACTCGGGGGTCGGGAAATCCAACCTCCTCACGCGGTTCACGCGCAACGAGTTCAGCCTCGAGTCCAAGTCCACCATCGGGGTCGAGTTCGCGACAAGGAGCATCAGGGTCGACGACAAGGTCGTCAAGGCGCAGATCTGGGACACCGCCGGCCAAGAGAG GTACCGTGCAATTACAAGTGCATATTACAGAGGAGCGGTTGGTGCGCTTGTTGTGTATGACGTGACACGGCATGTGACCTTCGAGAACGTTGAGAGGTGGCTGAAGGAGCTCAAGGACCATACCGATGCCAATATTGTGATCATGCTCGTTGGCAACAAGGCCGACCTGCGACACTTGCGGGCTGTCTCTGTGGAGGATGCCAAGGCATTTGCGGAGAGCGGGTACACCTTTTTCATGGAAACCTCTGCCTTGGAGGCCATGAATGTAGAGGACGCCTTTACTGAGGTGCTAACGCAGATCTACCGAGTGGTCAGTAAGAAAGCCCTTGACATCGGCGATGACCCTGCTGCTCCACCACGAGGGCAGACCATCAACGTCGGGTCAAAAGACGATGTCTCCGCCGTAAAGAAGGCTGGATGCTGTTCATCTTAA